Proteins encoded in a region of the Dendropsophus ebraccatus isolate aDenEbr1 chromosome 11, aDenEbr1.pat, whole genome shotgun sequence genome:
- the LOC138768139 gene encoding fatty acyl-CoA hydrolase precursor, medium chain-like, which yields MEPLMRVVVLCTLALGVLASEKQDSRPEVETQYGKLRGKTLSVKGTDRNVHAFYGVPFAKPPVGSLRFAAPEPPVAWSSTREASEYAPICLQDRDMMEQSSRNIKLKLALPRMSEDCLYLNIFTPADREKEEKLPVMMFIHGGGLMLGAAVMFDGSALSAHENVVIVSIQYRLGVPGFFSTGDDRAPGNYGFLDQVAALQWIKENIADFSGDSNSVTIFGESAGGISVSALVASPLAKGLFHRGIAESGVALIPGFVVSSVEEAVMVRNIVANVSGCDVDTLVDCLKAKSEDEITSISVVMKMMALPATFDGVFFPKPVEQILADKEVNNVPLMAGVNNQEFGWLGPVAMNIPGFREGMKREAMEEILRNIPLLRSFSNATSLLMDEYVGDETDPAEIRNVFTDVVGDLLFVIPALKAAKYHRDSGNPTYFYEFQHRPSIFKDSRPDFVKADHVDEIFFVMGGPFLESDILPTEDFTEEEKILSKTVMKYWANFARTGNPNGPGLAHWPQYGQDEEYLEIDIKQRAAKQLKAEKYEFWTKKLPQKMLNKKEEHIEL from the exons ATGGAGCCTCTGATGAGAGTAGTTGTGCTGTGCACCCTAGCTCTGGGGGTCCTGGCATCAG AGAAGCAGGACAGTCGCCCTGAGGTGGAAACACAGTACGGAAAATTGCGGGGAAAGACGCTGTCTGTGAAGGGAACAGATAGGAATGTCCATGCTTTCTATGGAGTTCCATTCGCCAAACCTCCAGTTGGTTCATTGAGATTTGCAGCCCCAGAACCCCCCGTGGCATGGAGCTCAACCAGGGAGGCCTCAGAGTATGCTCCAAT CTGTCTGCAGGATCGTGATATGATGGAACAGTCATCGAGAAACATTAAATTAAAGCTTGCTTTACCCCGAATGTCTGAGGACTGTCTATATCTGAACATATTTACACCAGCAGATCGAGAAAAGGAGGAGAAGCTGCCT GTCATGATGTTCATACATGGAGGAGGTCTGATGTTGGGAGCAGCCGTGATGTTTGATGGTTCTGCATTGAGTGCCCATGAAAACGTTGTCATTGTCTCAATCCAATACCGACTGGGGGTCCCTGGCTTCTTCAG CACTGGAGATGACCGAGCTCCTGGGAACTATGGCTTCTTGGATCAAGTGGCTGCTCTTCAGTGGATAAAGGAGAACATTGCAGATTTCAGTGGTGACTCCAACTCTGTCACTATATTTGGGGAGTCTGCAGGAGGAATCAGCGTCTCTGCACTG GTGGCGTCTCCATTAGCCAAGGGCTTATTCCACAGAGGTATTGCTGAGAGCGGTGTAGCCTTAATACCAGGTTTTGTGGTCAGCTCTGTAGAAGAAGCTGTAATGGTCAGAAAT ATTGTGGCCAACGTTTCGGGCTGTGATGTAGACACATTGGTAGATTGTCTGAAGGCGAAATCAGAAGACGAAATTACATCCATCTCAGTTGTCATG AAAATGATGGCTCTGCCTGCAACCTTTGATGGAGTGTTCTTCCCTAAACCCGTGGAACAGATTTTGGCTGATAAAGAGGTGAACAATGTCCCACTTATGGCTGGAGTCAATAACCAAGAGTTTGGATGGCTCGGCCCGGTG GCTATGAACATCCCAGGATTCCGAGAAGGAATGAAAAGAGAGGCAATGGAAGAAATATTAAGGAACATCCCCCTACTG AGGTCATTCTCCAATGCCACCAGCCTCCTGATGGATGAATATGTCGGAGATGAGACCGATCCTGCTGAAATTCGTAATGTCTTTACAGATGTAGTTGGAGATCTCCTTTTTGTCATCCCAGCACTGAAAGCAGCAAAGTATCACAGAG ATTCTGGCAATCCCACCTACTTCTACGAGTTTCAGCACCGTCCCTCAATCTTTAAGGACTCTAGGCCAGACTTTGTGAAGGCAGATCACGTGGACGAGATTTTCTTTGTGATGGGAGGTCCATTTTTAGAAAGCGACATTCTGCCCACAG AGGACTTCACTGAAGAAGAGAAAATCCTGAGTAAGACTGTTATGAAGTATTGGGCCAACTTTGCCCGCACTGG TAATCCAAATGGGCCTGGCCTGGCTCACTGGCCACAGTACGGCCAAGATGAAGAATACTTGGAGATTGACATAAAGCAAAGGGCTGCAAAACAGCTGAAGGCTGAAAAGTATGAGTTCTGGACCAAAAAGCTTCCTCAGAAGATGCTGAATAAAAAGGAGGAGCACATAGAGCTGTAG